Proteins co-encoded in one Streptomyces sp. SLBN-31 genomic window:
- a CDS encoding CBS domain-containing protein translates to MKHNKVGSVMTTDVVRAEYGTPFKEVVRLLGENRISGLPVVDEDEKVIGVISETDLMIRQADTPDPYEQPRHHPLAALTRESRTRKAKARARTAGQLMTEPAVTVHADDTIVEAARTMALHHVERLPVLDEEQRLVGIVTRRDLLQVFLRPDSEIRNEVVGEVIVRALWLPERSIDVSVVEGVVTLAGHMERKSETEIAVSMTRQIDGVVAVVDKLTFRLDDSHVRPAEESAMHGVADDWMRKL, encoded by the coding sequence ATGAAGCACAACAAGGTCGGCTCCGTCATGACCACGGACGTCGTCCGCGCCGAGTACGGAACCCCCTTCAAGGAAGTGGTCCGGCTGCTCGGTGAGAACCGCATCAGCGGACTGCCGGTGGTGGACGAGGACGAGAAGGTCATCGGCGTCATCTCCGAGACCGACCTCATGATCCGGCAGGCCGACACGCCGGACCCCTACGAGCAGCCCCGGCACCACCCGCTCGCCGCCCTGACCCGGGAGAGCCGCACCCGCAAGGCCAAGGCCCGCGCCCGCACCGCCGGCCAGCTGATGACCGAACCGGCCGTCACCGTGCACGCGGACGACACCATCGTCGAGGCCGCCCGCACCATGGCCCTGCACCATGTGGAACGGCTGCCCGTCCTGGACGAGGAGCAGCGGCTCGTCGGCATCGTCACCCGCCGCGACCTGCTCCAGGTCTTCCTGCGGCCCGACTCCGAGATCCGCAACGAGGTCGTCGGCGAGGTCATCGTCCGCGCCCTGTGGCTCCCCGAGCGCAGCATCGACGTCTCCGTGGTCGAGGGCGTGGTCACGCTCGCCGGACACATGGAACGCAAGAGCGAGACGGAGATAGCCGTCTCCATGACCCGTCAGATCGACGGAGTGGTCGCCGTCGTCGACAAGCTCACCTTCCGTCTGGACGACTCGCACGTCCGGCCGGCCGAGGAGTCCGCCATGCACGGCGTCGCCGACGACTGGATGCGCAAGCTGTGA
- a CDS encoding flavodoxin domain-containing protein, with amino-acid sequence MPENVLVAYGTTNGSTAGIAEAVADVLRREGLVVDTASAATVTDVTSYDAFVVGGALYAGRWHRDARRFVRRHRRVLAERPVWLFSSGPLDASASEKDIPPVPWVRRAVDKLDARGHVTFGGCLQEGAKGRIARMIIRNGKGGDFRDFPEIEAWAAGVADELVKKEQTT; translated from the coding sequence ATGCCCGAGAACGTGCTGGTCGCCTATGGAACGACGAACGGATCGACCGCGGGGATCGCCGAGGCGGTGGCCGACGTCCTGCGCAGGGAGGGCCTCGTCGTGGACACGGCGTCCGCGGCCACGGTCACCGACGTGACGTCGTACGACGCCTTCGTGGTCGGCGGCGCCCTGTACGCCGGGCGCTGGCACCGCGACGCCCGCCGCTTCGTGCGCCGGCACCGGCGGGTCCTGGCCGAGCGGCCGGTGTGGCTGTTCAGCAGCGGCCCGCTCGACGCCTCGGCCTCCGAGAAGGACATCCCGCCCGTGCCCTGGGTGCGGCGCGCCGTGGACAAGCTCGACGCCCGCGGCCACGTCACCTTCGGCGGCTGCCTGCAGGAGGGCGCCAAGGGGCGCATCGCCCGGATGATCATCCGCAACGGGAAGGGCGGTGACTTCCGCGACTTCCCCGAGATCGAGGCGTGGGCGGCCGGGGTCGCCGACG